A single window of Dendropsophus ebraccatus isolate aDenEbr1 chromosome 5, aDenEbr1.pat, whole genome shotgun sequence DNA harbors:
- the LOC138794216 gene encoding uncharacterized protein, giving the protein MQPPPAGYKPAKQIALGRSATRTSLHGGHWHPQLHPPASAQGNRTLRAPPARHRIPSPGDRATAYKKPKISNGLTRGAAVVLHCVQLVPELRTDHPVRRDGVLSHTQRCRASYTYKVLLICFIAQPQKMPKQIELPLNLNKGGGLEKEKQATSAREQGEKRGVCWDVVGAKEKCLQREYRDPGHCHEPQVFPDIQYNERPMRG; this is encoded by the exons ATGCAGCCTCCACCAGCCGGCTACAAGCCTGCCAAGCAGATTGCATTGGGAAGGAGTGCAA CCCGCACCTCACTCCATGGAGGACACTGGCACCCCCAGCTCCATCCTCCAGCCTCAGCACAGGG GAACCGGACACTGCGAGCGCCACCTGCAAGACACAGGATTCCCTCACCGGGGGACAGAGCGACAGCGTATAAG AAACCTAAAATCTCAAATGGACTGACAAGAG GCGCGGCCGTtgttctccattgtgtgcagcttgTGCCTGAGCTCAGGACAGATCACCCAGTGCGGAGGGATGGCGTCCTCAGTCACACACAGCGCTGCCGGGCGTCCTACACATACAAGGTGCTGCTCATCTGCTTTATTGCACAACCACAAAAAATGCCAAAACAAATAGAACTCCCTCTAAACCTAAATAAAGGAGGAGGATTAGAAAAGGAAAAACAAGCGACATCTGCGCGAGAACAGGGCGAGAAGAGGGGTGTGTGCTGGGACGTGGTGGGAGCCAAGGAAAAGTGCCTGCAAAGGGAATACCGGGATCCTGGCCACTGTCACGAGCCACAAGTATTCCCTGATATACAGTACAATGAACGGCCAATGAGGGGCTGA
- the POU3F1 gene encoding POU domain, class 3, transcription factor 1, which yields MAATAQYLPRNNTLPSNPLMHPDSDRMHQGTTYREVQKMMHQEYLQGLATNAGHPMSLTHHQWLPNPTSDWGSGSHLGGQTDHSKGGVQSSREDLSSSFHHHRSHLVHQQTPSTHAWAQGGGHHLSPMSPSSNSHQPLLYSQSSYTNLNGMLAPQASSLHHSMRDPLHDDPGVHDTHVESPPQHLNHHQDHSDEDAPSSDDLEQFAKQFKQRRIKLGFTQADVGLALGTLYGNVFSQTTICRFEALQLSFKNMCKLKPLLNKWLEETDSTTGSPTNLDKIAAQGRKRKKRTSIEVGVKGALENHFLKCPKPSAHEITSLADSLQLEKEVVRVWFCNRRQKEKRMTPAGVPHPPMEDVYSQAETPPLHHTLQTSVQ from the coding sequence ATGGCCGCAACTGCTCAGTATCTGCCCAGGAATAACACCTTGCCTTCCAACCCTCTGATGCATCCGGACTCCGACAGGATGCACCAAGGCACCACCTACCGAGAGGTGCAGAAGATGATGCACCAAGAGTACCTGCAAGGCTTGGCCACCAATGCCGGCCACCCCATGAGCCTCACCCACCACCAGTGGCTGCCCAATCCCACCAGCGACTGGGGCAGCGGCTCTCACCTCGGAGGACAAACGGACCACAGCAAAGGTGGAGtgcagagcagcagagaggaCCTGAGCAGCAGCTTCCACCACCACAGGTCCCACCTGGTGCACCAACAGACTCCCAGCACCCATGCCTGGGCACAGGGCGGGGGGCATCACTTGTCTCCAATGTCCCCCAGCTCCAACAGCCACCAGCCTCTCCtctactcccagtcctcctataCAAACCTGAATGGCATGCTGGCACCCCAGGCTTCATCCTTGCACCACAGCATGAGGGACCCCTTGCACGACGACCCCGGGGTCCACGACACTCACGTCGAGTCGCCCCCCCAGCACCTTAACCACCATCAGGACCACTCCGACGAGGACGCCCCCAGCTCGGACGACCTCGAACAGTTCGCCAAGCAGTTCAAACAGAGGAGAATCAAGCTGGGCTTCACCCAGGCAGACGTTGGCTTGGCCCTGGGCACCCTCTACGGCAACGTTTTCTCCCAGACCACCATCTGCCGGTTTGAAGCGTTGCAGCTGAGTTTCAAGAACATGTGTAAACTGAAGCCCCTGTTGAACAAATGGCTGGAGGAGACCGATTCCACCACGGGGAGCCCGACCAACCTCGACAAGATCGCAGCCCAGGGGAGGAAAAGGAAGAAGAGGACCTCCATAGAAGTTGGGGTGAAGGGGGCACTGGAGAACCATTTCTTAAAGTGCCCCAAACCATCAGCCCATGAGATCACCAGCCTGGCAGACAGTCTCCAGTTGGAGAAGGAGGTGGTGAGAGTTTGGTTTTGCAACAGAAGGCAGAAAGAGAAAAGGATGACCCCAGCAGGGGTTCCTCACCCCCCCATGGAGGATGTGTATTCACAAGCAGAGACCCCTCCACTCCATCACACACTGCAGACCTCTGTACAATGA